In Candidatus Manganitrophus morganii, the genomic window TGATGAAAAAGATGTGGAAGCTGAGCATCGGCGTCGTGTTGGCCATTCTCGTGATCGGCTTCATTACCGGTATTGCCGCGAGCGAAGAGATGGGCGAAGCGATCCTCAACGGCATCGGAATGACCGCCAACCTCATGTTCGGCGTCCACGGCAATTCCTGGCGGGAAGAAAGTCTGATCGCACGCGGTTTTGCGGTCAAAAAGACGATCAGCGCCGCCAGCGCCGGCGCCGCTGTCGCGCTTTATCTGGAAAACGACACTTCTGCATCCCCTTCCTAGGCCCATCTGAATTTTCCCGCAGAATAACTGATTGACATGCAGGTATAACTGGTTTATAAAAAGGGTCCGTTTTTTAAGAAAAGGGCTTTAAGCGGATCGTGTATAATCATTGAATGTGACCCGTTCTTTTTTTCATGACCGGATGATTAAAACAGAACCGCCCGGCGATCATACCGGTGAGATCTTATTCCCCCAAACCATTGGAGAAACGACATGTCCTTTCCATCCCCTTTCTATCGATGGAGGCCGCATCCTTGGCACGGTCTCGAGGTGGGTCCGAATCCTCCCTCATTGGTTCACGCCTATATTGAAATCACCCCTTTTGACACGGTCAAATATGAATTGGACAAGGTGACGGGTTATTTGCACGTAGACCGTCCTCAACGGTCCTCCGCCCTCCCTCCCAGCCTGTACGGCTTCGTTCCGCGCACCTACTGCGGCCGGCGCGTCGGCGCGCTGATGCGGAACGCCAAGATCGGGGACCGCGATCCATTGGATATCTGTGTCCTTAGCGAGCGGCCGATCGACCGGTCCGACGTCATTCTGCAAGCCCGCGTGGTGGGGGGATTGCCGATGTTGGATGACGGTGAAGCCGACGATAAGATCATTGCCGTGATCAAGAACGATCATCTCTGGTCCGATGTGAAGGACATCTCGGAGTTGCCGGGGGTCCTTGTAGAGCGGCTTCGGCATTACTTCAGCACTTACAAGCTTGTCCCCGGCGAGTCGTCGCATGTGGTCATCGATGCCGCGTACAACCGGGAGCATGCGGAGCGGGTGATCAAGGCCGCAATGGAAGATTACCAGGACGAGTACGGATCCTGAGCGCTCCACTCCCCGGCTTATTCAGACGATTGGAGGGACGAGGATTTAAACCTTGTCGGTAAGCAGAGTCAGAGTCTGCTCTTCTCTCGTTGTTTTCTAACTTCCCCCTAGAAGTCAAACCCCCATTCTTTAAATCGATTTACTCGAAAAGCAAAATCTTTCTCCCAAACGGTAAGCGCCCTTCGCCTGTGTCGTCCGTTTTCCGTCCTCAGCGCATGCTTAACAGAAAATTAACAGGTTCTTAAGGGAGCGGTATTTTCGTTGCGCTAGTCTCTCTTCAGACGAGGGGGTCCGTTTGGCGGGCGTCTCGTCAGGCGGAGAATCTATTCACCTCAAAGGAGGAACAAGATGACGACATTGTCGCGACGGAAATTTTTAAGCATGCTAGCGATTGTAAGCGCCGGGACCGCGGTTGGACCGCTCGGGAAGTTATACGCCCAGAAGCCGGGCCGGTTTCCCGCGCCGGGCGTCTGCCTCGCGAACGGCGAAGGGGTCGGTTTTGGCCCGATCAGCCCCAAGCTTCCGCTCAACGCGGCCGATCTCACGAGTACGGCGGCCGGTGATCTAAGCCAGACCGCGCTCCTCGAACTGCCCGAAGGTTTCTCGTATACCGCCCTGTCGATCACGGGTCAAACGATGAACGACGGCGCGCTGGTGCCGGGCGATCACGACGGGATGGCCTGTTTTCAGGGGCGCCGCGGCTCGCATATCCTGGTTCGCAACCATGAGCTCGGTCCCGCCGAGAATAAATTCGGCAGCCGTGTCGGTTGTCTTCCCCCCAACGGAAAAGTCTACGATCCTTTTATTCTTCCTGCGGGACAAGGCGGGGGCGGGACGACGACGCTGATCATCGACCGGGAGGGGCGGCTCGTCCGCCATTGGATTTCGCTCGGCGGAACGATCCGCAATTGCGCGGGCGGTCTGACGCCGTGGGATTCCTGGATCAGCTGCGAGGAAGATGTCTCAATTCCGACGGGCGCCAATAACGTCACCAAAAAACATGGTTATAATTTCGAGGTGCCGGCGGATCTGCCCGAAGCGGTCGATCCGATTCCCTTGGTCGACATGGGGCGCTTCAATCACGAGGCCAACGCGACCGATCCTCAAACGGGATACGTCTACGAGACGGAGGACCGCGGCGACAGCGCCTTCTACAAATTTGTGCCGAAGGTCCGCCGTGCTAGTAAATTCGGTGATTTGCAGAAGGGAGGTCGGTTGTATGCCATGGTGATCGATCCGAATGTGATGGCGGTCTGCGATGGAACGATCTTTCCGGCCACCGGCACCAACGCCGACACCCGCACCGGCGTTCAGTCGTTCCTCGGGCAGCCGCTTCCGGTGAGCTGGGTCGAGATCGAAGAGGTCGATCCGGCCGGCGACACCGTCCGCGTTGAAGCCCAGTCCAAGGGGGCGGCGCTATTTTCCCGCGGCGAGGGAATGTGGTATACAAACGGGTTGATCTATTTTGTCTGCACCGGCGGCGGCGATCAAGGGAACGGCCAGGTCTGGGCCTACGACCCCCGTCGCGAGACGGTCACCCTGCTGGTGGAATCGACCAGCGGGGGGGCGTTGGACAACCCGGACAATATCACGGTGGGGCCGGACGGCGCGCTTTACATGTGTGAGGACGGCGGAGAGGAGCAATTCGTTGTCGGCGTGGACGACGACGGTAATCTCTTCAAGTTCGCCCGCAACAACTTTACTACCAGTGAATTCTGCGGCGCCTGTTTTTCGAACGACGGCAAGATGATGTTCGTCAACATTCAGAGCCCCGGCATTACTTTTGCGATCTATCGCGACGACCATCGGCCGATCTTTGTGAAACGGCCTCCCCGGTAAGGGATGATTAAAATAGATGATTGGAAAAACGGGCGCCTTCGGGCGCCCGTTTTTTGGCTTATCCCTTCCGCCGCCCCGCCTCCTCGTCGTTCGAAAGATCGATCACAACGATATTGATATGACAGAGTTCGCCTTCTGCGGGAGTGTATGAATAACTAAAATGCCGGCTAACCACCCGATAGCTTCTCCGCTCGTTATCATGGGAGTAAGTCACACTGTCGCCGACGTTGGGGATCGGAATAAATTCTCCTTGTTTAAAGATCAGTTCCTGGTCTTGGCTCGTGTCGGAGGGTCGCAAGCGGCCTTCCGATTTATGCTGGAATTCTATTTTGTAAGTCATGATGAAGGTTCCTCTCAGTGAGACGTTTGTCGAGCGCCAACAATCAGTGACTTGATGCGGGTTTCAAGATCGCTGAGGGAAGGATGGTGACAAGGAGATTGGGAACAGACTCTATATTAATCCACTTAGCTCGTTTCCGGCAACGGCCACATCGGACAGGAGCTGGACGGCGACTTTTTCACCCGCTTTGTGGAGGTTGCCGGCTTCGGGCAGGATCATCAGCGCGTTTGCCTTGACCAGCGAGAGAAGGATGTGGGAGTCCTGATCGCCGGTGGTCCGGACGCGGTACTCCCCTTTTTGGACGGAAACGATCGCCCGCATGAAGTGACGGCGGCCGGGGTGTTTGCGGACCTCTTCTTCAAGGGTTGCTTGAATAATCGGTCGGAAGAATTCGGTCCGGCCGCCGGCCATTAAAAGGGCGGGGCGGACGAACTGCTCGAAAGAAACCATCGCGGAAACCGGATTCCCCGGTAACCCGAAGGCCGGTTTTCCGCCGATCACCCCGAAGGCGAGCGGCTGGCCCGGCTTCATCGCCACCTTCCAGAACTTCATCTCGGCTCCCAGCTCCATCAAGACCTCCTGGACGAAATCATAATCGCCCATCGAGACCCCGCCGGAGGCGATCAGAAAGTCGGCGTGCAGCCCGCCCCTCAGCTTTTTGTCGAGATCCTCCCGCGTGTCTTTGGCGATGCCGAGGTTGATCGGGAGTCCCCCCGCCTCGATCACCTGCGCCGCCACGCCGTAGCCGTTGCTGTTGAGGATCTTGTTCGGCCCGCGCGGCTCGTCGAGCTCGGCCAGCTCGTCCCCGGTGGAGAGGATCGCCACCCGCGGCTGTTGATAGACCGGGACGACCGACCGGCCGATCGACGCCATCATCGCAATGTCGGCGGGACGAATCCGGATCCCTTTCTTTAAAATCAGATCCCCCGTCCGGATCGCCTCCCCTTTTTTCCGGATGAAGTCGCCGTCATCGGCCGCCTCGAAAATTTTTACTTGATCGCCGTGCCGCTCCGTCTCCTCGACCTTCACGATCGCCTCGGCCCCTTCCGGGACCGGCGCGCCGGTCATGATCTTCGAGGCCTCTCCGGGCTCGATCTTTTTCTGAGGGAGGGTCCCCGCGGGGATTTCTTCGATGATCTTGAGTGTCCACGGGTTTGTTCTGGACGCGCCGGCGGTGTCGTTCCAACGGACGGCGTAGCCGTCCATCGCGGAGGTGTCCCAAGGGGGATGATCGAGCGTGGAGAGTAGATCCTCCGAAAGAACCCGCCCGAGCGCATTGGACAGCAGCACCCGCTCCGTCCCCATCCGGCGGATTTCGGCGAGAATGATCTTTTGGGCTTCTTCAACGGAAATCATCGCGAACCCAAGACGGTGAGGTGTCGGAGAAATTAAATCTTATCGTGTCGCAGCAGGTCGAGGAATTCGGCTCGGGTTTTCGGATCGGTCTTGAAGACCCCGAGCATCGCGCTGGTGACGGTGCGGGCGTTTTGCTTCTCGACGCCCCGCATCATCATGCAGAGATGCTGCGCCTCGATGACCACGCCGACGCCGTGCGGGTGGATCTTGTCCGCAATCGCATGGGCGATCTCGCCGGTCAAGCGCTCTTGCAGTTGCAGCCGACGGCAGAAAATCTCCACCACCCGGGGAAGCTTGCTTAGGCCGACGACTTTCTTATTGGGAAGATAGGCGATGTGGCACTTTCCGAAAAAGGGGAGAAGATGATGCTCGCACATGGAGAAGAAGTTGATGTCCTTCACGATCACCATCTCTTCATGATCGATGGTAAAAAAGGCCTCGTTCAACACCCGATCGACGTTCTGGTGATAGCCGCTGGTCAGGAAACGGAGCGATCGCTCGACGCGGCCCGGCGTTCCCTTCAACCCTTCCCGGGACGGGTCTTCTCCCAGCGAGACCAGGAGTTTTTCCACCAGTTCTTTGACGGCCGGGGTCTCTGTTTCCATGCTCTTTTTTGGGCTGTCGCCCGTCGATCGATTTCCGCTGCGCTTGGAAGCCACTTAGGGAATCTCCAGTTTTTTGGGAAAGGTCGTGAGGTTCCGGCATCCGTCTTTTTCAACCAGGACCATGTCTTCGATCCGGACCGCGCCGATCTCCGGGTAATAAAGCCCCGGCTCCACGGTCACTACTTCCCCCTCTTTGAGGATCCAATCGGCACGGCTGATTCGCGGCGGCTCATGGATATCGATGCCGACGCCGTGCCCCGTTCCATGAAAGAATCCCTGCATCCGCCCGCCGACCTTGCCGGTGTGATACCCTTTTTTCTCGAAGAGCCCGACGATCTCTTCATGAATCGCCTTCCCGGAGGCGCCGCTTCGAACGCGGCTGATGCCGAGCTCCTGCCCTTCCAGGACGGTGTCGTAGAGCTTCTTCATTCCATCGGAAGCCCGTCCTTTGACCACCGTCCGGCTCATGTCGGCGAAGTAGCGGGTCTCGGAGGATCGGGGAAAAACATCGAAGATAATCGGCTCGTTCGCCCGCAGCGGGCCCGATCCCT contains:
- a CDS encoding molybdopterin molybdotransferase MoeA, with amino-acid sequence MISVEEAQKIILAEIRRMGTERVLLSNALGRVLSEDLLSTLDHPPWDTSAMDGYAVRWNDTAGASRTNPWTLKIIEEIPAGTLPQKKIEPGEASKIMTGAPVPEGAEAIVKVEETERHGDQVKIFEAADDGDFIRKKGEAIRTGDLILKKGIRIRPADIAMMASIGRSVVPVYQQPRVAILSTGDELAELDEPRGPNKILNSNGYGVAAQVIEAGGLPINLGIAKDTREDLDKKLRGGLHADFLIASGGVSMGDYDFVQEVLMELGAEMKFWKVAMKPGQPLAFGVIGGKPAFGLPGNPVSAMVSFEQFVRPALLMAGGRTEFFRPIIQATLEEEVRKHPGRRHFMRAIVSVQKGEYRVRTTGDQDSHILLSLVKANALMILPEAGNLHKAGEKVAVQLLSDVAVAGNELSGLI
- a CDS encoding PhoX family protein, giving the protein MTTLSRRKFLSMLAIVSAGTAVGPLGKLYAQKPGRFPAPGVCLANGEGVGFGPISPKLPLNAADLTSTAAGDLSQTALLELPEGFSYTALSITGQTMNDGALVPGDHDGMACFQGRRGSHILVRNHELGPAENKFGSRVGCLPPNGKVYDPFILPAGQGGGGTTTLIIDREGRLVRHWISLGGTIRNCAGGLTPWDSWISCEEDVSIPTGANNVTKKHGYNFEVPADLPEAVDPIPLVDMGRFNHEANATDPQTGYVYETEDRGDSAFYKFVPKVRRASKFGDLQKGGRLYAMVIDPNVMAVCDGTIFPATGTNADTRTGVQSFLGQPLPVSWVEIEEVDPAGDTVRVEAQSKGAALFSRGEGMWYTNGLIYFVCTGGGDQGNGQVWAYDPRRETVTLLVESTSGGALDNPDNITVGPDGALYMCEDGGEEQFVVGVDDDGNLFKFARNNFTTSEFCGACFSNDGKMMFVNIQSPGITFAIYRDDHRPIFVKRPPR
- a CDS encoding DUF2628 domain-containing protein, whose amino-acid sequence is MKQFKIFKHPSGAIEAVKQGWSWPAFFFGFVWAMMKKMWKLSIGVVLAILVIGFITGIAASEEMGEAILNGIGMTANLMFGVHGNSWREESLIARGFAVKKTISAASAGAAVALYLENDTSASPS
- the folE gene encoding GTP cyclohydrolase I FolE, with amino-acid sequence MASKRSGNRSTGDSPKKSMETETPAVKELVEKLLVSLGEDPSREGLKGTPGRVERSLRFLTSGYHQNVDRVLNEAFFTIDHEEMVIVKDINFFSMCEHHLLPFFGKCHIAYLPNKKVVGLSKLPRVVEIFCRRLQLQERLTGEIAHAIADKIHPHGVGVVIEAQHLCMMMRGVEKQNARTVTSAMLGVFKTDPKTRAEFLDLLRHDKI
- a CDS encoding inorganic pyrophosphatase, with translation MSFPSPFYRWRPHPWHGLEVGPNPPSLVHAYIEITPFDTVKYELDKVTGYLHVDRPQRSSALPPSLYGFVPRTYCGRRVGALMRNAKIGDRDPLDICVLSERPIDRSDVILQARVVGGLPMLDDGEADDKIIAVIKNDHLWSDVKDISELPGVLVERLRHYFSTYKLVPGESSHVVIDAAYNREHAERVIKAAMEDYQDEYGS